Proteins encoded by one window of Carassius auratus strain Wakin chromosome 24, ASM336829v1, whole genome shotgun sequence:
- the LOC113041949 gene encoding death-associated protein 1: protein MSSPPKEKIETKAGHLPAVKAGGMRIVQKHQSANEVPEKKNDKDDEEYETEVPPKLTVVVSGVVTKGDKDFTPAAAQVAHQKPVPAVQKLPSAHHINQHIHQPRK, encoded by the exons ATGTCATCGCCACCCAAAGAGAAAATCGAGACCAAAGCTGGACATCTTCCTGCTG TGAAAGCAGGAGGCATGCGGATAGTTCAAAAGCACCAGTCTGCAAATGAAGTGCCAGAGAAGAAGAATGACAAAGATGATGAAGAATATGAGACTGAGGT CCCACCGAAGCTAACTGTTGTGGTCTCGGGAGTTGTCACAAAG GGGGATAAAGACTTCACCCCTGCTGCTGCCCAGGTGGCCCATCAGAAACCTGTGCCTGCGGTACAGAAGCTGCCCTCGGCCCACCACATCAACCAGCACATCCACCAGCCCCGGAAGTGA